The genomic window CACAATATACAGACTTCTAAGAGATAATGTACTGAAAACAAATCCATGATTAAATTGAACAACTAGCATTTGTTGGTGGAAcacaaaagaataaatatcCTCACTTGTCTAACGAGTTGTGGGAGttattacaatttaaaaacaattgggattatttttggatttaacAAAAGTTTGGGGATCTTGTggttatttatagaaatataaattagggCAACAAGACCACTTTAAATGGGCAAAAACCCTAGCCATCTGTTTCATTCTCCCCAAAGCAAAAAAGACGCCGCTCGTCTCTTCAGAGAATTTCACCTTCTAGGGTTTGTTCAAGGTACACGCTGCTACTATCTCCCTTTAATGGAACGGGCTTCAGTTTCTGATATAGTAGATTCGATAGACTTGTCTCTCGAGATGTGAAGATGGAATGAGAAGAAACGAGTTTTTAGCTTCATTTCCTCTTGGATTAGCTTCATTTTTCATCTACTTAGAGTGTAATTGACTATGTTAGATTGAAAGTCGAATCTGCGATACAGATCTCACTTCCCATTTTCCAGGTTTTGAGTTAGTCATAGTAGCTAGAAAATGGCTTATAAAGTATATAGAGAATATAGGCTTCTTTATTTGTATCAGTATGATTTGTCAATGATCTATAGACACAGTCTTATGGattgttttttggattttacaGAGAAGTCTTGGGAAAATGAGTCGTGGAGGTGCAGCTGTTGccaagggaaagaagaagggaGTTTCCTTCACCATTGATTGTTCAAAGCCTGTCGATGACAAGATCATGGAGATTGCTTCCCTTGAGAAGTTTCTTCAGGAGAGGATCAAGGTCGGTGGCAAAGCTGGTGCACTTGGTGATTCTGTCACAATCACACGTGAGAAGAGCAAGATCACTGTCACTGCAGATGGCCAATTCTCCAAGAGGTATAACACATGAACTTAGTATTGATCTTTGCTCGTTTAGTCTTAAGATATGATACATAGTGATTGTGATAGCCAAACTTATCTAACAGTGTCTAAGACAAGTAGCAATGagtcttgttttggtttcttagtTGAAGCAATTCCAAGTGCAATTGTTTATTTACCATTGTCTTTGATGTGTGTTTTCAGGTATTTGAAGTACTTGACAAAGAAGTACCTGAAGAAGCACAATGTAAGGGATTGGCTCAGAGTGATTGCAGCAAACAAGGACCGTAACCTCTATGAGTTGAGGTACTTCAACATTGCTGAGAACGAAGGAGAGGAGGAAGACTAAACCTCAGAATCCAGTTTGGTTTAGAAGTATACTCTATTccatgtttctgttttttggtttctactCGGTATTCAATACAATTTGTCTTTTCCCTTCTGTCATTTTTGTCAGAtgttatttagttttgttccAGTTAACTCTTGTTGGTTATCTTACTTTAAGAGCTCATATGGATCTCGTTCTTTCAGATTGTCGTTAAAAAAGTTGGATAATGATGGAATGATTGGTTTATGAGGATTAAAGAACTCGAACGTGAATCGAAGATAATCtttcaatttaaaatatttttgcagGATTACTTCGATTAGAATCTGTTTTCCTTCACAATTTGGGAAACTttgttgaaaataatattctttCGACGCACATTAGGATTGTGAATACCTTAGCCAAATATGATTGTGTAGTTCTTATCTCTGcctatataaacaaattctcGAGAATAACATTCCCTATGAGACCTTTTTCTCTGGCATATAAAAAACGAAGGAATGGTAATGAACGCTGAAGATACTCCTCCAATTCCATGTTTTTTCGATCTCTTTTCTTGTCAGAGTGGAGATTTGGCCCGTGTGGTGCCATCTGCCCCAAGAAACGAAAGAGAAGTTAGTCTCGACACTTGAGGAACACCCACCCTAGCACACTTGAGAAACATGTCAAGGGGAAATAGGGGCATAAAGAATGCAAATAATGTATCAACAGCACTAACTCTCTCCAGAGGTTGTTCTGAAGTTTCTCcaacttctttttgttttcatgagggtttttaaaggattttcAAAGTCGATTCTATTGGCacttaaaagtttttttggatGCTGAAAAGCATATATGAAAAACTGCAAAATTATTAGATTCAGAACATTCTTTGGTAATTGAAGATGGGcactaacaaaacaaagtaaagaCATGTTATGTTTTAGCTATCCACCAATAACAAATTGTCATCTTTATTACTGTTATAAATGGGCATATCTCCCTAAACAATGGTAACCgaaacaaaccaacaaaaagtaAACCGAAACAAGATCTTGTTAGCTTGATTCTATCATCAGTTTCTCTAATCTGAGACTGTTGTCTGAAGAGGCAAATAACTCTCGACTCCTCCTTTAGCCTCACTTTGCTGCTTATCCGCAACAGCCTTTGACAACCCAAACATCTGAAAAAGGCAAAATAACTTACTATTAGCAAAATCACAAGTAGTGGCTCAGTGATCAAGATCTATTACGTGTTTAGTAAATCATGAAGAAAGACAAACCTTCTTGATGGTTTTGTTGAAACAGTTCTTGTGATCATCCATGGAAGCATTAATGAAATCATCGATGTGATCCTTGACGTCTTCTAGGAAATTGGCATCATCCTTTGTCTTCTTTCGACATGAAGACGTGGCCGGTTTTGGCGGGTTTTCAGCTTGAGTTTTCTGCGTCTCCATTTAAGGCTTATCCTAAAAAGTAACATCTAAGCTCTCTAGAATAAAGATAGAATCAAACATAGACTTCAAACCCTATTAACACAGATGGTACAGCAAGGATTCAGAAACACTCTTTAGCTACGAACCAATGAACTAGATATAGGCTTCGAAAATCAAGTGAAAGATTGGCTCTCTAAACCTATTCAgctcaaagaaaaaacaactctAAAACACATATAGATTCTGAAACTGAAAGATCCGAACCAAGAATCCTGTAGCAATTGGCTattcaatataaaatttcTCAGAGATTCTATAATGTTTTTCTCCATTGAGAACCACAACATTGgaatcaaacataaacattGCTAGAAACTCTCCAACTTCCTTCCTATATATCTTTAGAAATTCCACCATTACATATCAATCCAAGGAAATAGAGATTAAGTTAGATCAATAAACCCAAAGCAAAACACAGATGAATTATGCGATCATATACAGTAATGGTAACACACGGATCGAGAGACAAAGACAAACgaaaataacaagaaatgCAGAAATCAAGCAAGTTCAAGAGCTGAGACATAAACCCAGGTAGAGAAGCTGAGATTCAAACACAGGAATCCAACGAAAGATCAGAGATTTAGAAACGAGAGATTCAGAAACTAACCGACGAGACTtgcggcggcggcggcggcgaCGGAAGAGGATTTGTCTGGCTTTGGGGATCCTCTGCTCGCTAAAACGTCTGCAATTGTTATATTACTAAGTTACCCTTAATGTTCCTGACAACATCGATAAAGAAAAGGTTATTTACGGAAAACATTGATTTGCCGAGATTTTGGGTTGGTATGCAgctatattatttggtttgtGGATTTCATAAACCGAAAAATctagtttttagatttttcgGTTTAATAGTAAACCGGATTGAACCATCTTCCTATGAAATTAAACCAAAAGCCTGAGAATAAAATGTGCTACTATGAAAACTCGACGAGAGAGGGAGAATCAGTTTCAAGAAGAACCAATTCcgaaacagagagaacaaGTCGTGCCATTGTGTAAAAGTAAGCTCTGTAAAAAGTATATGTATTACTGctggaagagaaaaaacacagagagaCATGTACTGCTAAATCAAAAGGAAATTGTTTTTACTGTGCAGATGATTCACAAAAGTAAGAGCCAAACCATGGAAGTCAATTCAAATATGGAAAAGATTAAGAAATGTGGTAATTTGATGATacaggaaagaaagaaaaaagcaaaagaggaGAGGCACTCTAAGTTAAACTAAGGTGTTAAAAgaataaccaaataaaagaaaacagacCAAAAGGAGATGAAAATCTAGAGAAGCAGAAAAGAGATGTTTCTGCAACTATACACAGAATATTTGGACAAcaccttttgttttctctctctctctctctcttttgttttttctactgatgcttcttctttgatgaCTAAGTAAAGTAGCCTTTTGAGGTTCTCTTCTCCATTGCAGTTTGCCTACATCTGAAGAAATGCACAGAGCGCTAGCTTGAGCTTGTGAAACCAAATCTCTCAAGGGAATAAGCTGTATTAAGTTTCAAGACTTCCCCATTTTCGGTACCtgatcaaaaagagaaaatatagaGAGAAACATGTGTTACATTATGACGTGAAGTttccaaaagaacaaaacttgtCATGACTCATCAAGTCCAAAAGGCTTGGTCTTGTTGGATTCAGATTTTGGTATATCCGAGCTAACcaatattattatcaaaagaAGGACTACTTGGTCTTTTGAAAGTTCTTGGTGGAAACAAACCTTCTTGAGAGGATTAGTGCTAGAAGCTGGAGCCGGTTTCAGAATCTCAAAGGAGCAAACGAGAGATTGATCCACGCTCAATAATGCACCGGCATTGTCAAACTCTCCTCCATAGTTTGGAGCTGAGAATATTGTGACTAACCTCCGTTTTGCGAAAAACTCATACCCATCTTCCACTACCTGCAAACACGTCCCTCACAAGTCAATATCTTGGAAGGTTCTCATAAAAGTCTTTTCCTTTATGCCCATATTCACAAGATACAACAAATGTCAAACATTTCTACAGAGTTGGACCATTTGGTTCTAGTTTTGATCACTATGGAAGTCTATTTACCTGATGGCCTCTGCAAATGAGATCGAGATCATTCTTATCCAAAAAGTCAGCGACTACATCGGCTCCAAACGTGCAGGAGATACCTCGATCGCTATCAGTCCACCCTTCATTCTTCTGATCAGGATCAGACCAAAGTAAATCACAAAGAAGACCATTGTCTGGAATCTCTGTAGGCCTTTGAATCTCCCGAATCTGCCCCAAGTTTTCCAATTCCGGTGACAATCCACCATGCATACATAGGATCTTCTCGTCAATGAGAGCAGCTACCGGCAAACAGTTGAAGCAATCGGTGAATATCTTCCAAAGCCGTACATTAAACCTCCGTTTGCATTCGTCATAGAACCCGTAAATCCTGTTGATCTTAGCATCTTCATGGTTTCCTCTCAAGAGAAATATCTTGGATGGGTACCGGATTTTGTAAGCCAAGAGTAAACATATTGTTTCAAGACTTTGCTTGCCTCTATCAACGTAATCGCCGAGGAAGAGATAGTTCGCTGAAGGAGGATAGCCTCCGTATTCGAATAGCCTCAGAAGATCTTGGTACTGTCCATGGATATCACCTGAATTAGAGATCAAAACGGAAACCATTAGTACCTCATAAAACAAAGCATCAGCAGATTTAGAAACAATTTGCAGAAACTTTAACATAAatccatcaaaatcaaaactttttagaTCACCCAGATGCTAAAATCTTCAAACACACGTTTCgacattaagaaaaaaagaggaacCCTAATCAACACAAATTTGCCCCCAATTACAAATCTCATCTTTTTAACCCCAATCGTGCAATACGACTCAAAcccaaatcatcaaaaccaaaaagccacaatattttttcatcatcaccacaaagagagggagagaaagagaaagagaccgCAGATGCGAATGGGGGCATGAAGCTCGAGAAGATTAGGCTGAGAAAGGAAGATTTGTCTGGCGTTAACGCAAAGTTGACGGATCTCGACCTCCGAAAGCTGAACCTGTTTACCTCCTTTACCTTCCAACAATCTCCTTATAATATCATCCAATACACCCATCTCCATCATCCCTTCCATACTCGTCATCATTCTTCCTCTGATCCCAACCTTTTTCACCAGAATCCAAAAGGGTTTGCGCCAAATCAGGCGAGAAACAATGGGTCtcgattaaataaagaaataatcagaaaatcacaaacttttaatgtttttgttcctTTAGATTTTCCCGAGAAAATGCGGGAAACACAAAGGggggaagaaagaaaagagaggtCAAACAAAGGGGGAAGGCAAAACCAGAAGcaatctctctctatatatctCTCTATTAGTCTTAAAAACTCAGAGGAGGAAAGTGGATCAATTGGAAAAGATTAGAATTAATAACAAATCCGGATTTAAGGAGATTATTAATTGGAGAAACAGATGGCGCAGATAATagctccttctcttctctctcttttgctgCCAGaaatttttggaatttataTTTCAACTCTGTTTTAAATGGCTATTCATTACATTAAGAGAATGATGTCGgtccaaaaaaacataattaagatTAGAAATGGAACAAGTTGAGTTTTAACTATATACGATTATTATATCAATTAACAATTATATTTAGCAATTTCTAACTTTGTTTGGTATTGTAACAATGGCTACTCTACATGATGTAAAAATGGATCCAATgaactacaaaagaaaaaatgattggataaagaaagcaaaaccaGTGCAATTGATTTGGTATTGTCCAACAGAACTAAAAACATGATTAAAAGGGGAAGTTGTCAAAtctcaaaatagaaaaacgaAGACGAAGTAATTAGTGAAACCTTCTAAGGCAAGAATTATGGGGTAGTGGACGGACGgtgatggaagaagaagatccagCCTAAAAAGAATGAGACGTGGATGATTCTCATTGGAACTGGTCAAAGCTCCTTACATACACTAATTTCCTTTGtagttaaataaattattcaagTAATTGTTGTCGGGCGAGAAACCGCGTCTTTTGAAAAGTTCGTTTTATGGTTATATTTGTATACGTGTGAGGGTAATACTTAGAATTCGTAAATGGGTTCCCATCATGTTCCACTACACCATCCTAATTATATAAACAGACAGTGATTAGTAACATTAATtgatactttttctttctttttgggcGAGtaaattttaacttatttGAAAGTTGATTCATAACACTTTCTGTGACAAGAAATCAACAATAATAGGTTAAAATTGCGTAAACAAGTATACTTACCTATGTATTAGTAGTTTACATACATGATAACAAGTATGAAGTATACTACACCTAATATGTGGttcattcttttttctaagcaaaataaaatatttcttttcttctagaCGGCATGCATCAATGATTAAACTATTTCTTGTATCAATATAACTAATCTTTTATAGTTACGTATATAAAAGGTTTGTAAGAAAATACATCAGAAATGCTTTTTTTTCATGTTggtcagaaaaagaaaaggaaaggcTTTCTATGgtgacaaataaaaattatataaatggGCCAATATATTACAGAATTTAAGTCCAAACTTATTGTGGTCTTATATTCAAGGCCCATCTCGTGAAGGAAGAAAATAACTAAGCCCATTTCGTGGAGGAAGTAAGAGAACCCTAAAATTGAGTTGGTATAAAAACCCTAGCATCAGTATTTTCATGTAGAAGGTCGGCGGTTCCATCACCACAACGCCGGACGACAATGGTACTTCTCTCCTCCTCTGTCGTTCAATCTTCatttctctctgtctttccTCTACAAGTATTTTCTGTTGTTAGTTTGATATCAAAGGTTCAGAAATCTTGTTGTTAAGAGATTGTGGGTGTTTCCTGTCATTTTAAATGTTGTATAGTGTATtaggtttgtttttctgaCATTTGAGTCTCGGGTTAGAGTGTGAACGATCTATCTCTCTTAGTTTTTTTGAGATTGGATCTTGCTTTCATGCTTGTTTGTGAGATTGATTGGTTGTGTTATTGCAGGGTATTGATCTGATCGCCGGAGGTAAGAGTAAGAAGACCAAAAGGACAGCTCCAAAGTCTGATGATGTCTACCTCAAGCTTACTGTCAAGGTCAGAATTTTAAACATCAATCTTTGTCCTTTGCCTTATATTATCCAATTGAAgaggttttttaattttattttagtgaattgttctgaattttgtttgtgaaatttTGCAGCTTTACCGGTTTCTGGTAAGGAGAACTAATAGCAAGTTCAATGGTGTGATATTGAAGAGGCTTTTCATGAGCAAAGTCAACAAAGctcctctttctctatctaGGCTTGTGGAGTTCATGACTGGCAAGGTACTAATTCGTTGAAACCCTCTCTCTCTACTGTATCTTTATGGTTAAATTAGTTTTAGGTCATGTTGAATCTGTTACATTTCCTAGATACAGTGTCCAGTTTATGAATCTGCTAATGTGAACTTAGTCTGTAACATGGCGGTGTTCGATAATTGATTCAAAATTCTCTACATTGTCTAtgctttggattttgaattttgccTCTTGTTCTGATATTATAGGAAGATAAGATTGCCGTCTTGGTTGGAACTATAACTGATGATTTGAGGGTACACGAGATTCCAGCCATGAAAGTGACTGCCTTGAGGTTCACAGAGAGAGCAAGGGCTCGCATTGAGAAAGCTGGAGGTGAATGCTTAACCTTTGACCAGCTCGCTCTCAGAGCTCCATTGGGCCAGAACACGGTATTTCTCTTATCCAATCTGCTATTCTCCATTTTCAAGTTGTTAAGGAtactatatttaatttgatagtTGTGTGTTCTTGTGTTATAGGTTCTTCTTAGAGGACCTAAGAATTCACGTGAAGCAGTGAAGCATTTCGGACCTGCTCCTGGTGTGCCACACAGTCACTCCAAGCCATATGTTCGGGCCAAGGGAAGGAAGTTCGAGAAGGCCAGAGGAAAGAGGAAGAGTCGTGGATTCAAGGTTTAAGAAAGTTGTTGCCGCCATTGGACTTGATTCTGGAGTACTGTTGCTTCTTGGTTGCTTTTGTAATCGGATTTTTGTTAGggaactctgttttttctttcctctttcaGACATGCTACTAAGTTTGCTTCTACTGGATTCATCGTGTGGTTATTACACTTGCAGCTTTACTATGTTAAACTTAATTCATTATCTTTCTACTAAGGTCTTGACATCTCAAGACATCATAGAACTTTCTTGGTGTTTAGCATTCTTTCATTATTTCTGTCATTGTTTCACTTCTTTTACGTTGCTAAAAGTAGTTAGGATGAATTGGAATAATGTGATAGACTGAATCAGCTAGCTGTAGGTGCTCTACTGCGATTGCTTTCATTGGACCTAATGGGTCTTCTGGGTTCTGTGGTCAAATGGGCCTGTGTTGTCTTTTATCCCTCCTATTATGTTGTTGGGCCCGAGCATGCGTTCTGCCAATGTTTCACTTGGTTATTTCTGGTTCATTTAGTTTGCTTATAAAATCATTgtgaaatctataaaaaaaattggttttcttttgaaatcttCAATCCAGCCTTCTAACTATTTTCGCCAGAATCGATTGTTCCTACACACGTTGAGCTTCATAATGCCAAGTCTTATTCAAAATCTTGTCGAAACAACACATGCAAGAACCAACTTGTTTTGAGAGCCAACATAATAGAACCAAACGAGAACTCTAAaagcttttgttgttgtccCGAAGCTTGGTGAAGAAGTCATTGATGTGAGCAGTGACCTCTTGAGGTTTCTCTTGGTTAACGAAGTGACCAGCATCTTCAATCACCACTATCTCTTGAAGAGTTGGAACATCTGCAGCAAATCCACCACCGTGAATGTACTCTTTCATCCCTGGTGTGGTGTACACCATGTCGAAGTCACCTGTCATGAACTTCACTGGAACTTGAATCTTAGCTCCGGTCCATGGTGCAGTGAGCTCCCAATTCCTGATATATTAACCAATAACAAATtaacccaaaccctaaaatacgCATTCATATACTAAGAACTTACAGATCCATGGCTCTGTAGTAGTTCAATCCACCGGTAAATCCTGCCTTCTCGAATTTGGAGACATAGAAATCGAGATCTTTCTTAGAAAACCATTCAGGCAATTCAATGTTTTCGCTATTAGGGTTAGGTTT from Arabidopsis thaliana chromosome 3, partial sequence includes these protein-coding regions:
- the RPL18 gene encoding ribosomal protein L18 (ribosomal protein L18 (RPL18); FUNCTIONS IN: structural constituent of ribosome; INVOLVED IN: translation; LOCATED IN: cytosolic large ribosomal subunit, plasma membrane, chloroplast, vacuole, large ribosomal subunit; EXPRESSED IN: 24 plant structures; EXPRESSED DURING: 13 growth stages; CONTAINS InterPro DOMAIN/s: Ribosomal protein L18e/L15 (InterPro:IPR021131), Ribosomal protein L18e (InterPro:IPR000039); BEST Arabidopsis thaliana protein match is: Ribosomal protein L18e/L15 superfamily protein (TAIR:AT5G27850.1); Has 786 Blast hits to 785 proteins in 305 species: Archae - 30; Bacteria - 0; Metazoa - 334; Fungi - 154; Plants - 130; Viruses - 0; Other Eukaryotes - 138 (source: NCBI BLink).); this translates as MGIDLIAGGKSKKTKRTAPKSDDVYLKLTVKLYRFLVRRTNSKFNGVILKRLFMSKVNKAPLSLSRLVEFMTGKEDKIAVLVGTITDDLRVHEIPAMKVTALRFTERARARIEKAGGECLTFDQLALRAPLGQNTVLLRGPKNSREAVKHFGPAPGVPHSHSKPYVRAKGRKFEKARGKRKSRGFKV
- the TOPP9 gene encoding Calcineurin-like metallo-phosphoesterase superfamily protein (Calcineurin-like metallo-phosphoesterase superfamily protein; CONTAINS InterPro DOMAIN/s: Metallophosphoesterase (InterPro:IPR004843), Serine/threonine-specific protein phosphatase/bis(5-nucleosyl)-tetraphosphatase (InterPro:IPR006186); BEST Arabidopsis thaliana protein match is: Calcineurin-like metallo-phosphoesterase superfamily protein (TAIR:AT5G27840.1); Has 7114 Blast hits to 6926 proteins in 613 species: Archae - 78; Bacteria - 489; Metazoa - 2408; Fungi - 1415; Plants - 981; Viruses - 10; Other Eukaryotes - 1733 (source: NCBI BLink).) produces the protein MMTSMEGMMEMGVLDDIIRRLLEGKGGKQVQLSEVEIRQLCVNARQIFLSQPNLLELHAPIRICGDIHGQYQDLLRLFEYGGYPPSANYLFLGDYVDRGKQSLETICLLLAYKIRYPSKIFLLRGNHEDAKINRIYGFYDECKRRFNVRLWKIFTDCFNCLPVAALIDEKILCMHGGLSPELENLGQIREIQRPTEIPDNGLLCDLLWSDPDQKNEGWTDSDRGISCTFGADVVADFLDKNDLDLICRGHQVVEDGYEFFAKRRLVTIFSAPNYGGEFDNAGALLSVDQSLVCSFEILKPAPASSTNPLKKVPKMGKS
- the TOPP9 gene encoding Calcineurin-like metallo-phosphoesterase superfamily protein — protein: MMTSMEGMMEMGVLDDIIRRLLEGKGGKQVQLSEVEIRQLCVNARQIFLSQPNLLELHAPIRICGDIHGQYQDLLRLFEYGGYPPSANYLFLGDYVDRGKQSLETICLLLAYKIRYPSKIFLLRGNHEDAKINRIYGFYDECKRRFNVRLWKIFTDCFNCLPVAALIDEKILCMHGGLSPELENLGQIREIQRPTEIPDNGLLCDLLWSDPDQKNEGWTDSDRGISCTFGADVVADFLDKNDLDLICRGHQVNRLP
- the RPL18 gene encoding ribosomal protein L18 gives rise to the protein MSKVNKAPLSLSRLVEFMTGKEDKIAVLVGTITDDLRVHEIPAMKVTALRFTERARARIEKAGGECLTFDQLALRAPLGQNTVLLRGPKNSREAVKHFGPAPGVPHSHSKPYVRAKGRKFEKARGKRKSRGFKV
- a CDS encoding Ribosomal L22e protein family (Ribosomal L22e protein family; FUNCTIONS IN: structural constituent of ribosome; INVOLVED IN: translation; LOCATED IN: cytosolic ribosome, ribosome, cytosolic large ribosomal subunit, nucleolus, plasma membrane; EXPRESSED IN: 22 plant structures; EXPRESSED DURING: 13 growth stages; CONTAINS InterPro DOMAIN/s: Ribosomal protein L22e (InterPro:IPR002671); BEST Arabidopsis thaliana protein match is: Ribosomal L22e protein family (TAIR:AT5G27770.1); Has 686 Blast hits to 686 proteins in 236 species: Archae - 0; Bacteria - 0; Metazoa - 333; Fungi - 136; Plants - 114; Viruses - 0; Other Eukaryotes - 103 (source: NCBI BLink).), whose product is MSRGGAAVAKGKKKGVSFTIDCSKPVDDKIMEIASLEKFLQERIKVGGKAGALGDSVTITREKSKITVTADGQFSKRYLKYLTKKYLKKHNVRDWLRVIAANKDRNLYELRYFNIAENEGEEED
- a CDS encoding dipeptide transport ATP-binding protein (unknown protein; BEST Arabidopsis thaliana protein match is: unknown protein (TAIR:AT4G39235.1); Has 73 Blast hits to 73 proteins in 11 species: Archae - 0; Bacteria - 0; Metazoa - 0; Fungi - 0; Plants - 73; Viruses - 0; Other Eukaryotes - 0 (source: NCBI BLink).), with protein sequence METQKTQAENPPKPATSSCRKKTKDDANFLEDVKDHIDDFINASMDDHKNCFNKTIKKMFGLSKAVADKQQSEAKGGVESYLPLQTTVSD